CTCTTTACAATTAACACTGAGATCCTCATGTTGCTCAATTAAGAATTTATTTGCTGATTCGTTTGTTTTTCTCACTTCTTTGTCATCGTTTGTGTCATTATACCAAGAATGTGAAATGCAGATTTTGTTATTTCACCCAATTAAGACTTTCTTacgatatatttttttctttctctgtcttctctGTACCACCGCCGTATTGCTCATACTTTAAAGAACCTTTACTGCATGGAAACTTTTCTCGAGAAAGCAATTATCTATGTGATCGATCGATGTGATCGATCGCTGTGCCAATAGGTTGTAGAAGACCCTATGTAAGATTTGATAACACCATtggcttttttttcttcagtgttttttatattcatgtttTAACTTCCATTTAACACAAGACTACCAGAGAATCCGGGCAATTTTTCGAAAGTCTGCTTTGCACATAATGATCAACACCCTTCTACACTGAAGATTGAAAAACTTTATGGTTGGCAGGAGAAACCTGTCCAATAAATCTCTTTATTGACAGCCGATGCGACAAAGGCATGCACATTCTCTCCTGATTCATGATCCCCGAATTAAAAGAATGGGGGTCATCCTACGAGACCGatacccacgagtcatgcagcccacgacAGGCccggcggaaggggggggggaaggggggcttGGGCGGCcactttttttgcaccatacaaaggaatacataagatgtcaccactttgggacgcccccccccccccacacacacacactttttttgtaccccggaagtgcgtaagtggcactaaaaagaaatacagttaGATACAAACCTTGAGGTGTGATCGCGGTAAGGCCTTTTTTTGCGTTGaagaccttttcttttttctttttcttttttgcttgttagctagttaaacccagaagtggcagcAGAAGtttgaaatgcccccccccccacacacacacacacttttgaaaacgtggtgCCGGCCATGCACGAATCATTCAGCCCATGGGTTCGACACTatataggtaaaaacagcccagaGTTCGACACTACAACGCGGGGCTGAATATCGGTCTCGTGGTCCTTGTTTGCTTAGTTTCAAACTCATGGATGGGCTACGTAACTcttgggctgtataactcatcggctgtgtgactcgtgggctgtatgtttcgtgggtgtcgaactcatgacgTGCACCTGAAGAATGTTCATATCTTATGTAGATAAGTGACTTTGCACTGACGTCATTTCAATTATCCACAGCTCTGATCCGTCGTGTATTTAGATTTCCATGACACTATGTGATTGTATAAAGCTCTATGACATCATAGATAAACGGAAAGTGAATAAAAGAAATTCACGTTGTAAATTTATGTACTCTTACTGTCATCTACTATGCTCTTTAATGACATAAATGTAATCCCACGCATACATTTAAATATGTGTTGTGCGTTTTGTGCTTACAACATAAAAAGATCCAATGAACTTCCGTCATAACGAACACGATAagaacgaaattccggttacaaggaagtaaaaattcaagCACCAATATTATCCCccctatgttgttgttgtttatttgttcagtgataaggaaattttgataaaaagatcgaAAGAAAGCTGCCTGTCCCGAAGACTTTCAtccgttataacgggagtcgacTGTATTTGTCATAATGAGCAAAAAGGTGCCGACCTTCTCATTATGTCTAATTTTCCCTGAACAATCCGTTGCTCCGCTAAAAGTCAAGAATATTACAACTCAATACTCCATCTAAtttcttttggatgaaaaaaaaaaaatgtgatgaataTTGTATGCAAGGGAAGAGAATAAGATACTGATGAAGCCACATGCCTCTACCATGTGCACTCTATCTCACCTATTCTTTAAGTATATGATAGGAAGCACGTGAAACTGTCAAATTCCGTAACATTCTAGTTATAACTATCATGTCCGACTTGATTAAGGATTCAATTCTGTTTCCGAATTATGTTGACTCTAGTCACTAGAACACGAATATAACATTATATTGCTATCGGTAACAAAAAATTTAGGTGCATTCAAACATATTAGACCGATAGTATATGCCAAAGGAGTCAGAACGATCATTCGTGATCATTGGAGCTATAACCACAGCGATACCCAGGCTTTTACTAATTCTAGGATCGGTATAACATCTGAAAGTGACAAAAATCACAACACAGAATACACATATTTCTTTGAGGCTAGCATTGTTGATTCTTTATTTGAATCGTACATTCCACAAGCTGACGTAATTATGGAAAAGTATGCCGTTCAAATTTGATACAGTATGTAACAAACGTCCCCGACTTTGGGGATTATATAGCAATTACATTGTTTGTccgccatatatatatatatatatatatatatatatatatatatatatatatgtctctgtgtttgtgtgtgtatgtgtgtgtgcgtgtttatcTTCAGGTTAAACCTAAGTTTAGTTTTCGAACTAAATATAGTGCTTAGATTCATgtcttattcatttcaaattcacGTTTTGAGTTTCACATGTTCACATTCTGATCCGATATTATTCTTTCGTGCTTAAATTATTAAAAGTATGACAACACAGAAGTTCTAAATCTTATATGCGACAGTGTGGGAGAATATTGATATACAATTTGTGTCATCTTTTACGGTTTATTCGTTTGtaagtaaaagaagaagaagaaaaaaaaggagaagaagttTCGTCTCTTCACTACGCCTTCATAGACCTACTTATTTTTACGGCACATCGACCGCtaagaggtttgtttgttttttttcgggggggggtgTAATTGAGCGAAAGCAGAATTAGAGCGTACATATCTCAAAGCAAGTAATGAAGCACACAGACATCTttatattaaatcattttgatttttatgcAATTCGTAATGTATTGGCAAAATACATCGAAATATGTTAACTTTTGGTGCTCATTTGCGTACCTTTATTAAGATACCATGGCATCagcgaaaaagaaaaacaaaatcggcCATTCACTGCTGCGTGGTCTTCTACATTCGCAGGAATTTTCCGGAGCAGAAATTAAACTTCTGATCCGGTGACATGCTGAGAAAGCGCTGTTGACTCATCAGTGAGATGAGATAAGGTCGGACTCTTCGGAGGTGAATTGGACGGCCTAGAATTCTCTCACACGTCACTCGCAGCATGTTAAAGAACGAGCCGTGATCTTGATCTATCGGGCCACGCTCGCGAGAAGGATTCGACAGGACGTCGTAGAGAGGTCCGGCAGACCGCTGCGGGGCGACGAGCGGAACATCCACACGGCGCCACTGGGTGCTCGGTCTGACGGGGACGCGTCGTGGGCTCGAAGTCGATGGTTCTGCCGTTGTTGCTGACGACGATGCCGACTTGTTGCAGAATTTCGGCGGTGTGAAGATGGACATATCCTTGATGCCCTGGGAGAGGTCGAAAAATCGAGTGCTGACTGACTGTACCATCTCGAGGGTCTCGTCGTCTCGCTCCATGAAAGTCTCCGTGACTGGCCAGCAACCAACGTCAGTAAACGTACCAATCCATGTCTCCTCTGAAGAGGGATAAAAACGTTGTAATTACTTTATGGTGCATATTATTTCTTGTTTAGACTTCATATCAATTTTATGACATACCATTAAAAGAAAACTTGTGTTGAACACTAAACGTTTTTAAACTCTTCTCCTCACcttgtttttatctttctttctgttggatttttttttcaacaagtaTAAACTTTTCACTCTTCTAATTCACAACATTACAGTTTCGTTTTTGAGTTTCGAttactcaaaaaaaaattgctaatTTATTGGAAAAAGAAGTAGTCCCTCAAACTAACCAAGTAATTATCCAATCAGACAATCGGTCGATTACCCGGAATGTCTCTCTATCTCGCAGTCAACTGCAAATTTTAGCTGCTATTTTATATCAATCTGCCAATTCATTGATCATTACATAGTCAATCGGTCAAACCAAAATACATCTGTGGTCATGTCGGGAAATCTGTCAATCAACCGACCAATCAACCAATTAATCACGAAATCAATCTAtcaaatcaaccaatcaatttatctatcaaacaaacactCAATTATCAATCAATTATTCATCCagtcaaccaatcaatcaatcaaacaaataatcaataatttaatcaatcaatcaatcgaccAACCAATCAATCGCGCAACCGATCAATCGATCAATCCATCATTCATTCAACCGGTCAACTACTagtaattaatcaatcaatcaaacttaCTGCGTCGTCCCGGGATCCTGTCGGACCACTCCTGCACCATGAAGCCACTACCAGGAGCTCCGACCTCGTAGCGGTCTTCCAGCGTTGCGTTGGGAGGAATCGTGTGATTGCGCCATGTGCCCAGAGGCTCAACGTGACAAGTGTTGTAATTACGGTTGATCACATACTGAATACCGTCATCGAAGAGCTGAATGTACTCGTAGATCCTGTAAcggagatagagaaagataaGATACGACTTATTACAATAGTTCTTCGATATTGAGGATTTTTCGCTTCTAGAAACATCAGTTTAAAGGAGTAAATCAGATTTGTAATGTTTCAGATGGCGACTCGTGTTCGTGACTACTGAATCTCATGCTACCGCgaatcaggttttttttttttttgtggcaagTAGAGTTAACTTTGGAGAATTATTCATCAGTTCACGTTTCTttcaagaatgtttgcaaaatgtcaGGTTTATAGCTTAAGAATCTTTGGGAGAAATTGGTAATGAACACAGCAACAATCACTGCTAAAAGAATTCGGAAGTGTTTATCAATAATTATATAAGAGGGAATAAATTGCCTAAAGATTTAGCATATCCTATCATCTTTAGCTGAATCATGAAGAGTCTAACTTCAGAAAGGAAGGAAATATTGTAAGAATGCCAAAACAATATCACAGACACACAGGTGACCAAAGGAATTAGTCAATGTTTGAGAACAGGAATAATTGTAATCTGTATTGCCAGTATATCGTATCTGTTGGTTGGCAATATTATTCTATATTGACAAAAATTGCTTCTGTGAATATACATTTACGATATTTCTTAAGCTACACCCGTCTATCTCCATAATCTTGGTGGTATAGCTTTAACACAACAACCACTACACAGGAACCTTGGCAGGCAAAACAGAGAAGTGTGCGCCCtgtgaaacacacacacgcgcgcacacacacacacacacac
The DNA window shown above is from Diadema setosum chromosome 22, eeDiaSeto1, whole genome shotgun sequence and carries:
- the LOC140245119 gene encoding uncharacterized protein, coding for MSRFSSPAVLVLFLGLAAVACARIDVGKALGRVRLATSYRGILPHERSRPVPVEIPSGLFPKEPAVRGNGVEDQVGAGGVEAASTPTASGPTAQCQTVAQWEGRASEWDHLQGNNDRFNISFDGINRRKHIREDKRAQLPGKRIYEYIQLFDDGIQYVINRNYNTCHVEPLGTWRNHTIPPNATLEDRYEVGAPGSGFMVQEWSDRIPGRRKETWIGTFTDVGCWPVTETFMERDDETLEMVQSVSTRFFDLSQGIKDMSIFTPPKFCNKSASSSATTAEPSTSSPRRVPVRPSTQWRRVDVPLVAPQRSAGPLYDVLSNPSRERGPIDQDHGSFFNMLRVTCERILGRPIHLRRVRPYLISLMSQQRFLSMSPDQKFNFCSGKFLRM